From one Micromonospora siamensis genomic stretch:
- a CDS encoding DUF5753 domain-containing protein, with product MPLSTSPVIRRARLGAELRRLRRRESLTLEQVCARLGWASTSKLSRIELGQSRPDLADVLDLLDVYEVGEEQRAALIVIARDAATSRGWWKSLGEMGERQRTYAELEAGAATILDYHPALVPGLLQTPAYARLRVAAGRLLHPEVDVEADVRARLARQDVLWGAEPPEYTALLDERACDPAGVPDEVWREQLRHLVTLAGRPNVRLRVLPRAATPGGPHPLTPFTCYSFPDPADPRTVMVEALTTDLRLVAEHDVSRYERVAEWLLAAALSAEESVALLAGRAEGPAAGNGGRAVGAAEPGR from the coding sequence ATGCCGTTGTCAACGAGTCCGGTGATTCGACGTGCCCGGCTCGGCGCAGAGCTGCGCCGGCTGCGCCGACGGGAGTCGCTCACCCTGGAACAGGTGTGTGCCCGGCTCGGCTGGGCGTCCACATCGAAGCTGTCCCGCATCGAGCTGGGGCAGAGCCGGCCCGACCTGGCCGACGTGCTGGACCTGCTGGACGTCTACGAGGTGGGCGAGGAGCAGCGGGCCGCGTTGATCGTGATCGCCCGGGACGCGGCCACCAGCCGCGGCTGGTGGAAGTCGCTCGGTGAGATGGGGGAGCGGCAGCGCACGTACGCCGAGTTGGAGGCGGGGGCGGCGACCATCCTGGACTACCACCCCGCGCTCGTGCCGGGGCTGCTGCAGACCCCGGCGTACGCCCGGCTGCGGGTGGCCGCGGGCCGGCTGCTGCATCCGGAGGTGGACGTGGAGGCCGACGTGCGGGCCCGGCTCGCCCGGCAGGACGTGCTCTGGGGTGCGGAACCCCCGGAGTACACGGCCCTGCTGGACGAGCGGGCCTGCGATCCGGCCGGCGTGCCGGACGAGGTGTGGCGCGAGCAGCTGCGCCATCTGGTGACGCTGGCGGGCCGGCCGAACGTGCGGCTGCGGGTGCTGCCCCGGGCCGCCACTCCGGGCGGTCCGCATCCGTTGACCCCGTTCACCTGCTACTCGTTTCCCGACCCGGCGGATCCGCGCACGGTGATGGTGGAGGCGCTCACCACGGACCTGCGGCTGGTCGCCGAGCACGACGTGAGCCGCTACGAGCGGGTCGCCGAGTGGCTGCTGGCGGCGGCGCTGTCGGCCGAGGAGAGTGTCGCTCTGCTGGCCGGGCGGGCGGAGGGCCCGGCGGCCGGCAACGGTGGCCGCGCGGTCGGGGCGGCCGAACCCGGTCGGTGA
- a CDS encoding helix-turn-helix domain-containing protein yields the protein MTGAEFVVGRPAPRLRPFVDRYLGYREPAPVPLVRTEVAGAFVVLVIGWGAPLDVVDGRAADRGAYGVASFLAGPFDGHCTTSTVGVGTGVQLLLEPLTARRLLDFPLGEVANRAVPLGQLPGRWLDRLRQRLAEERRWPGRFALLDAALTGRLAETTPADPRLRRAWQRLTHGGAGVAVATVADELGWSRRHLAVRFHREFGLPPRTVVRLARFHRAYGELTGGAGALHAVAATGPDGGWADFAARCGYYDQSHLIREFREFAGATPGALLRPGSHSSNTD from the coding sequence ATGACCGGCGCCGAGTTCGTGGTCGGGCGCCCCGCGCCCCGGTTGCGTCCCTTCGTCGACCGTTACCTGGGCTACCGGGAGCCGGCGCCGGTGCCGCTGGTCCGTACCGAGGTGGCCGGTGCGTTCGTGGTGCTGGTGATCGGCTGGGGCGCGCCGCTGGACGTGGTCGACGGGCGGGCCGCGGACCGGGGAGCGTACGGGGTGGCCTCCTTCCTGGCCGGCCCGTTCGACGGCCACTGCACCACGTCGACGGTGGGCGTGGGCACCGGCGTGCAGCTGCTGCTGGAGCCGTTGACGGCGCGTCGGCTGCTCGACTTCCCGCTCGGTGAGGTGGCCAACCGGGCGGTGCCGCTGGGGCAGCTGCCCGGCCGCTGGCTCGACCGGCTGCGGCAGCGGCTGGCCGAGGAGCGGCGGTGGCCCGGGCGGTTCGCCCTGTTGGACGCCGCCCTGACCGGCCGGCTCGCGGAGACCACCCCCGCCGACCCGCGGCTGCGCCGGGCCTGGCAGCGGCTGACCCACGGCGGGGCCGGGGTGGCCGTCGCCACGGTCGCCGACGAGCTGGGCTGGAGCCGGCGGCACCTGGCGGTGCGGTTCCACCGGGAGTTCGGCCTGCCCCCGAGGACCGTCGTCCGGCTGGCGCGCTTCCACCGGGCGTACGGGGAGCTGACCGGCGGTGCGGGTGCCCTCCACGCCGTCGCGGCGACCGGCCCGGACGGTGGCTGGGCGGACTTCGCGGCGCGCTGCGGCTACTACGACCAGTCGCACCTGATCCGGGAGTTCCGCGAGTTCGCCGGCGCCACGCCGGGGGCGCTGCTCCGGCCGGGATCTCATTCGTCCAATACCGACTGA
- the rpsA gene encoding 30S ribosomal protein S1, whose product MTSSIEAPSSATRVTHDDLGSEEAFLAAIDETIKYFNDGDIVEGTVVKVDRDEVLLDIGYKTEGVIPSRELSIKHDVDPAEVVSVGDHIEALVLQKEDKEGRLILSKKRAQYERAWGTIEKIKDEDGVVRGSVIEVVKGGLILDIGLRGFLPASLVEMRRVRDLQPYVGRELEAKIIELDKNRNNVVLSRRAWLEQTQSEVRTEFLNKLQKGQVRKGVVSSIVNFGAFVDLGGVDGLVHVSELSWKHIDHPSEVVEVGQEVEVEVLDVDLDRERVSLSLKATQEDPWRQFARTHAIQQIVPGKVTKLVPFGAFVRVDDGIEGLVHISELAERHVEIPEQVVQVGSEVMVKVIDIDLERRRISLSLKQANEGFVEGEEHFDPTLYGMAATYDNEGNYIYPEGFDPETGEWLEGYDKQRETWENQYAEARQRWEAHTKQVQTSRAADAEAAANPAPAVSTGGTTTSTSTAPSRQAEEPAGTLATDEALAALREKLAGGK is encoded by the coding sequence ATGACGAGCAGCATCGAGGCCCCCTCGAGCGCCACCCGGGTCACCCACGACGATCTCGGTTCCGAGGAAGCTTTCCTCGCCGCGATCGACGAGACCATCAAGTACTTCAACGACGGCGACATTGTCGAAGGCACCGTCGTCAAGGTCGATCGGGACGAGGTCCTGCTCGACATCGGCTACAAGACCGAGGGTGTCATCCCCTCTCGTGAGTTGTCGATCAAGCACGACGTGGACCCGGCCGAGGTCGTTTCGGTCGGCGACCACATCGAGGCCCTGGTCCTCCAGAAGGAGGACAAGGAGGGTCGTCTGATCCTCTCCAAGAAGCGGGCGCAGTACGAGCGGGCCTGGGGCACGATCGAGAAGATCAAGGACGAGGACGGCGTCGTCCGCGGTTCGGTCATCGAGGTGGTCAAGGGTGGCCTCATCCTCGACATCGGGCTCCGCGGCTTCCTGCCGGCGTCCCTGGTCGAGATGCGGCGGGTGCGTGACCTGCAGCCGTACGTCGGCCGCGAGCTCGAAGCCAAGATCATCGAGCTGGACAAGAACCGCAACAACGTGGTCCTGTCCCGCCGGGCCTGGCTGGAGCAGACGCAGTCCGAGGTGCGCACCGAGTTCCTCAACAAGCTGCAGAAGGGCCAGGTCCGCAAGGGCGTCGTGTCCTCGATCGTCAACTTCGGCGCCTTCGTCGACCTTGGCGGCGTGGACGGCCTGGTGCACGTCTCCGAGCTCTCCTGGAAGCACATCGACCACCCGTCCGAGGTCGTCGAGGTCGGCCAGGAGGTCGAGGTCGAGGTCCTGGACGTCGACCTGGACCGCGAGCGGGTCTCGCTGTCGCTGAAGGCGACCCAGGAGGACCCGTGGCGTCAGTTCGCCCGCACCCACGCGATCCAGCAGATCGTGCCGGGTAAGGTCACCAAGCTGGTGCCGTTCGGCGCCTTCGTCCGGGTGGACGACGGCATCGAGGGCCTGGTCCACATCTCCGAGCTGGCCGAGCGCCACGTGGAGATTCCGGAGCAGGTCGTCCAGGTCGGCTCCGAGGTCATGGTCAAGGTCATCGACATCGACCTGGAGCGCCGCCGGATCTCGCTGTCGCTCAAGCAGGCCAACGAGGGCTTCGTCGAGGGCGAGGAGCACTTCGACCCGACCCTCTACGGCATGGCCGCGACGTACGACAACGAGGGCAACTACATCTACCCGGAGGGCTTCGACCCGGAGACGGGCGAGTGGCTCGAGGGGTACGACAAGCAGCGCGAGACCTGGGAGAACCAGTACGCCGAGGCGCGTCAGCGCTGGGAGGCCCACACCAAGCAGGTGCAGACCTCTCGGGCCGCCGACGCCGAGGCCGCTGCCAACCCGGCTCCGGCCGTGTCCACCGGTGGCACCACCACCTCGACCAGCACGGCCCCGAGCCGGCAGGCCGAGGAGCCGGCGGGCACCCTGGCCACCGACGAGGCGCTCGCCGCTCTGCGGGAGAAGCTCGCCGGCGGCAAGTGA
- the coaE gene encoding dephospho-CoA kinase: protein MLRVGLTGGIGSGKSAVAARLAALGALVVDADRIAREVVAPGTEGLAEIVAAFSERVLDPHGALDRAALGALVFADEAARRRLEAITHPRVRARTAELVAAAGPDAVVVNDVPLLVEVGLAPTYHLVVVVQTAVEIRLERLARDRGMPRAEAERRIAAQADDERRRACADVVLSNDGGLDELHAAVDALWRDRLVPYEANLRERRVVRPEPVVLAGPDPTWPQQYARLAARIRHAVAPADLRVDHIGSTAVPGLAAKDVIDVQLTVASLDEADGPLADRLAEAGFPRVPGQWWDNPRPPGSGRWPKRLHGSADPARPAYLHVREAGSPGWRYALLMRDHLRADPDQRSAYLLFKRELAAAAPDSAAYSTAKDPWFDEEQLRAEEWATRTGWRP from the coding sequence GTGTTGAGAGTGGGGCTGACCGGCGGGATCGGATCGGGTAAGAGCGCGGTGGCGGCCCGGCTGGCCGCCCTGGGCGCGCTGGTGGTCGACGCCGACCGGATCGCCCGTGAGGTGGTGGCGCCGGGCACCGAGGGGCTGGCCGAGATCGTCGCGGCCTTCTCGGAGCGGGTGCTGGATCCGCACGGCGCGCTCGACCGGGCCGCCCTGGGCGCCCTGGTCTTCGCCGACGAGGCGGCCCGCCGCCGGCTGGAGGCGATCACCCACCCGCGGGTCCGGGCCCGCACCGCCGAGCTGGTCGCCGCGGCGGGACCGGACGCGGTGGTCGTCAACGACGTGCCGCTGCTGGTCGAGGTGGGGCTCGCGCCGACGTACCACCTGGTGGTCGTGGTGCAGACGGCGGTGGAGATCCGGCTGGAGCGGTTGGCGCGCGACCGGGGGATGCCCCGGGCGGAGGCCGAGCGGCGGATCGCCGCGCAGGCCGACGACGAGCGGCGCCGCGCCTGCGCCGACGTGGTCCTGTCCAACGACGGCGGCCTGGACGAGCTGCACGCGGCGGTGGACGCGCTCTGGCGGGACCGGCTGGTGCCCTACGAGGCGAACCTGCGCGAGCGGCGGGTGGTCCGCCCGGAGCCGGTCGTGTTGGCCGGCCCGGACCCGACCTGGCCGCAGCAGTACGCCCGGCTGGCCGCCCGGATCCGGCACGCGGTCGCCCCCGCCGACCTGCGGGTGGACCACATCGGCTCGACGGCCGTGCCGGGGCTGGCCGCCAAGGACGTGATCGACGTCCAGCTCACCGTGGCCTCGCTGGACGAGGCGGACGGTCCGCTGGCCGACCGGCTCGCCGAGGCCGGGTTCCCCCGGGTGCCGGGCCAGTGGTGGGACAACCCCAGGCCGCCGGGCAGCGGCCGGTGGCCGAAGCGGTTGCACGGCAGCGCCGACCCGGCCCGGCCGGCGTACCTGCACGTGCGGGAGGCCGGCTCGCCCGGCTGGCGGTACGCCCTGCTGATGCGCGACCACCTGCGCGCCGACCCGGACCAGCGTTCGGCGTACCTGCTGTTCAAGCGGGAGCTGGCCGCCGCGGCTCCGGACAGCGCGGCCTACAGCACGGCCAAGGACCCGTGGTTCGACGAGGAGCAGCTGCGCGCCGAGGAGTGGGCCACCCGCACCGGCTGGCGTCCCTGA
- a CDS encoding hypervirulence associated TUDOR domain-containing protein has translation MAENEFRTGDHVSWASHTGRAYGVVKEKITERTHVRGHAVNASPEEPQYRIRNDDSGRDVAHRPEVLRHERS, from the coding sequence ATGGCCGAGAACGAGTTCCGCACCGGCGACCACGTCTCCTGGGCCAGTCACACCGGCCGGGCGTACGGCGTGGTCAAGGAGAAGATCACCGAGCGGACCCACGTACGCGGACACGCGGTGAACGCCTCGCCGGAGGAACCGCAGTACCGGATCCGCAACGACGACTCGGGCCGGGACGTCGCCCACCGTCCGGAGGTGCTGCGCCATGAGCGGTCGTGA
- a CDS encoding DUF3140 domain-containing protein — protein MSGRDQGQDTYREFTDAVNMKPGELSKWLETDESKHVGWRKKGTKGGESVGHESGRRIIELLRRKRDQLSEADYRHMRKVVGYVRRHMAQRPSGDVRQTRWRYSLMNWGHDPVKEALPPPGGPSRKALDRRGTPPKERRGPGR, from the coding sequence ATGAGCGGTCGTGACCAGGGGCAGGACACCTACCGGGAGTTCACCGACGCGGTGAACATGAAGCCGGGCGAGCTGTCGAAGTGGCTGGAGACCGACGAGTCCAAGCACGTCGGGTGGCGGAAGAAGGGCACCAAGGGCGGCGAGTCCGTCGGCCACGAGTCCGGCCGCCGGATCATCGAGCTGCTGCGCCGCAAGCGCGACCAGCTCTCGGAGGCCGACTACCGGCACATGCGCAAGGTCGTCGGGTACGTCCGCCGGCACATGGCGCAGCGCCCGAGCGGCGACGTCCGGCAGACCCGATGGCGGTACTCCCTGATGAACTGGGGCCACGACCCGGTCAAGGAGGCGCTCCCGCCGCCGGGCGGCCCGTCCCGCAAGGCGCTCGACCGGCGTGGCACCCCGCCGAAGGAGCGCCGCGGTCCCGGCCGCTGA
- a CDS encoding class I SAM-dependent methyltransferase, whose product MDDDRVTRRRVEDAEARRANRGWWDADADDYQAEHGAFLGDVDFVWCPEGLREADARLLGDVTGRRVLELGCGAASCSRWLATQGARPVAFDLSAGMLRHAAQAADTTGVRVPLVQADALALPFADAAFDVACTAFGAIPFVDDSAALMREVFRVLRPGGRWVFSVTHPMRWIFLDDPGESGLTAVHSYFDRSPYVEQDAHGVATYVEQHRTLGDRIRELVGAGFGLVDLVEPEWPAGHEGIWGQWSPLRGKLFPGTAIFCAVKPR is encoded by the coding sequence GTGGACGACGACAGGGTGACCCGCCGGCGGGTCGAGGACGCCGAGGCACGCCGCGCCAACCGGGGCTGGTGGGACGCCGACGCCGACGACTACCAGGCCGAGCACGGCGCCTTCCTGGGCGACGTGGACTTCGTGTGGTGCCCGGAGGGCCTGCGCGAGGCCGACGCCCGGCTGCTCGGCGACGTGACCGGGCGCCGGGTCCTCGAACTGGGCTGCGGGGCCGCGTCCTGCTCCCGCTGGCTCGCCACCCAGGGCGCCCGGCCGGTCGCCTTCGACCTGTCCGCCGGCATGCTGCGGCACGCCGCGCAGGCCGCCGACACCACCGGCGTACGCGTGCCGCTGGTGCAGGCCGACGCGCTGGCGCTGCCCTTCGCCGACGCCGCGTTCGACGTCGCCTGCACGGCCTTCGGGGCGATCCCGTTCGTCGACGACTCGGCGGCGCTGATGCGCGAGGTGTTCCGGGTGCTGCGCCCCGGCGGCCGCTGGGTCTTCTCGGTCACCCACCCGATGCGTTGGATCTTCCTGGACGACCCGGGCGAGAGCGGGCTGACCGCGGTGCACTCGTACTTCGACCGCTCCCCGTACGTCGAGCAGGACGCGCACGGCGTGGCGACCTACGTCGAGCAGCACCGCACCCTGGGCGACCGGATCCGGGAGCTGGTCGGCGCCGGCTTCGGCCTGGTCGACCTGGTGGAACCGGAGTGGCCGGCGGGCCACGAGGGGATCTGGGGGCAGTGGAGCCCGCTGCGCGGGAAGCTCTTCCCCGGCACCGCCATCTTCTGTGCCGTGAAGCCCCGGTGA
- a CDS encoding antibiotic biosynthesis monooxygenase family protein, which translates to MVLEVALIDVLPGHEDAFAAAYREAHAIVSAAEGCRSVRMTRGVETPTRFVLLIEWDSVEAHDVNFRQTEAFGRWRALIGPHFAGPPVVEHFVDVPA; encoded by the coding sequence ATGGTGCTTGAAGTCGCGCTCATCGACGTGCTCCCCGGACACGAGGACGCTTTCGCCGCCGCCTACCGGGAGGCGCACGCGATCGTCTCCGCCGCCGAAGGCTGCCGCTCGGTGCGGATGACCCGCGGCGTGGAGACCCCGACCCGCTTCGTGCTGCTGATCGAGTGGGACTCGGTGGAGGCGCACGACGTCAACTTCCGGCAGACCGAGGCGTTCGGCCGGTGGCGGGCGCTGATCGGCCCGCACTTCGCCGGCCCGCCCGTGGTCGAGCACTTCGTGGACGTGCCGGCCTGA
- the uvrB gene encoding excinuclease ABC subunit UvrB: protein MALDIPRLDGRFQVVSEFQPAGDQPAAIDELERRVRRGDRNTVLLGATGTGKSATTAWLVERLQRPTLVLAPNKTLAAQLAKEFGELLPHNSVEYFVSYYDYYQPEAYIPQTDTYIEKDSSINEEVERLRHKATMSLLTRRDTIVVATVSAIYGLGTPEEYLDRAVRVAVGQELDRDQLLRRLVDIQYTRNDMAFQRGTFRVRGDTLEIIPAYEELAVRIELFGDEVEKLYYLNPLTGDVVREVDHLLIFPATHYAAGPERMERAIRDIEAELGERLAELDRQGKLLEAQRLRMRTTYDIEMMRQVGFCSGIENYSMHIDGRLPGSPPHCLLDYFPDDFLTVVDESHVTIPQIGGMYEGDASRKRMLIDHGFRLPSAADNRPLRFDEFLERVGQMVYLSATPGPWELEQAQGEFVEQVIRPTGLIDPEVVIKPTKGQIDDLMHEIKLRTERDERVLVTTLTKKMAEDLSDYLLENGIRVRYLHSEVDTLRRVELLRELRKGEYDVLVGINLLREGLDLPEVSLVAILDADKEGFLRSGRSLIQTIGRAARNVSGQVHMYADKITPSMASAIDETNRRRAKQIAHNEAHGISPEPLRKKIHDILDDIYREAEDTDNQVGGAARQLSRGKAPVKETRSRGRGAAATPSREGMARADLANLIQELNDQMLAAARELQFELAARIRDEVADLKKELRGMDAAGVK from the coding sequence ATGGCGCTCGACATTCCCCGGCTCGACGGCCGGTTCCAGGTCGTCTCCGAGTTCCAGCCGGCCGGCGACCAGCCCGCCGCGATCGACGAGCTGGAGCGTCGGGTCCGGCGCGGTGACCGCAACACCGTGCTGCTCGGCGCGACCGGCACGGGCAAGAGCGCGACCACCGCGTGGCTGGTGGAGCGGCTGCAACGCCCGACGCTGGTCCTCGCCCCCAACAAGACCCTCGCCGCCCAGCTGGCCAAGGAGTTCGGCGAGCTGCTCCCGCACAACTCGGTCGAATACTTCGTCTCCTACTACGACTACTACCAGCCCGAGGCCTACATCCCGCAGACCGACACCTACATCGAGAAGGACTCCTCGATCAACGAGGAGGTCGAGCGGCTGCGGCACAAGGCGACCATGTCCCTGCTCACCCGGCGGGACACGATCGTGGTGGCGACGGTGTCGGCGATCTACGGCCTGGGCACCCCGGAGGAATACCTCGACCGCGCGGTGCGGGTCGCCGTCGGGCAGGAGCTCGACCGCGACCAGCTGCTGCGTCGGCTGGTCGACATCCAGTACACCCGCAACGACATGGCGTTCCAGCGCGGCACCTTCCGGGTCCGCGGCGACACGCTGGAGATCATCCCGGCGTACGAGGAGCTGGCCGTCCGGATCGAGCTCTTCGGTGACGAGGTGGAGAAGCTCTACTACCTCAACCCGCTCACCGGTGACGTGGTCCGCGAGGTCGACCACCTGCTCATCTTCCCCGCCACGCACTACGCCGCCGGCCCGGAGCGGATGGAGCGGGCGATCCGCGACATCGAGGCCGAGCTGGGCGAGCGGCTCGCCGAGCTGGACCGGCAGGGCAAGCTGCTGGAGGCGCAGCGGCTGCGGATGCGCACCACCTACGACATCGAGATGATGCGGCAGGTCGGGTTCTGCTCCGGCATCGAGAACTACTCGATGCACATCGACGGCCGGTTGCCCGGCAGTCCGCCGCACTGCCTGCTCGACTACTTCCCCGACGACTTCCTCACCGTGGTCGACGAGTCGCACGTGACCATCCCGCAGATCGGCGGCATGTACGAGGGCGACGCGTCCCGCAAGCGGATGCTGATCGACCACGGCTTCCGGCTGCCCAGCGCCGCCGACAACCGGCCGTTGCGCTTCGACGAGTTCCTGGAGCGGGTCGGCCAGATGGTCTACCTCTCCGCCACCCCCGGTCCGTGGGAGCTGGAGCAGGCCCAGGGCGAGTTCGTCGAGCAGGTGATCCGCCCGACCGGTCTGATCGACCCGGAGGTGGTGATCAAGCCCACCAAGGGCCAGATCGACGACCTGATGCACGAGATCAAGCTGCGGACCGAGCGCGACGAGCGGGTGTTGGTCACCACGCTGACCAAGAAGATGGCCGAGGACCTGTCGGACTATCTCCTGGAGAACGGCATCCGGGTGCGCTACCTGCACTCCGAGGTCGACACGCTGCGCCGGGTGGAGCTGCTGCGCGAGCTGCGCAAGGGCGAGTATGACGTGCTGGTCGGCATCAACCTGCTCCGGGAGGGTCTCGACCTGCCGGAGGTCTCCCTGGTGGCGATCCTGGACGCCGACAAGGAGGGTTTCCTGCGCAGCGGTCGGTCGCTGATCCAGACCATCGGCCGGGCCGCCCGTAACGTCTCCGGCCAGGTCCACATGTACGCCGACAAGATCACCCCGTCGATGGCGAGCGCGATCGACGAGACCAACCGGCGCCGGGCCAAGCAGATCGCGCACAACGAGGCGCACGGGATCAGCCCCGAGCCGCTGCGGAAGAAGATCCACGACATCCTGGACGACATCTACCGGGAGGCCGAGGACACCGACAACCAGGTCGGTGGCGCCGCCCGGCAGCTGTCCCGCGGCAAGGCGCCGGTCAAGGAGACCCGCAGCCGCGGCCGGGGCGCTGCCGCCACGCCGTCGCGGGAGGGGATGGCCCGGGCGGACCTGGCCAACCTCATCCAGGAGCTCAACGACCAGATGCTCGCCGCCGCCCGGGAGTTGCAGTTCGAGCTGGCGGCCCGGATCCGCGACGAGGTGGCGGACCTGAAGAAGGAGCTGCGCGGGATGGATGCCGCCGGCGTGAAGTGA
- a CDS encoding VOC family protein, with translation MRDIYPVFRYPDARAAVDWLCAAFGFQVHKLHEEPDGSVTHAVLALDDAMIMVGPGRDSRGRPADDDYVVYVAVDDLDAHHERARAAGAEIVRAPFDTDYGSRDYAARDLAGNVWSFGTYRP, from the coding sequence ATGCGAGACATCTACCCGGTCTTCCGGTACCCCGACGCCCGTGCCGCCGTCGACTGGCTCTGCGCCGCCTTCGGCTTCCAGGTCCACAAGCTGCACGAGGAACCCGACGGATCCGTCACGCACGCCGTGCTGGCCCTCGACGACGCCATGATCATGGTCGGTCCGGGACGGGACTCCCGGGGGCGCCCGGCGGACGACGACTACGTCGTCTACGTGGCGGTCGACGACCTGGACGCCCACCACGAGCGGGCCCGGGCCGCCGGGGCGGAGATCGTCCGGGCGCCGTTCGACACCGACTACGGCTCCCGCGACTACGCGGCCCGGGACCTGGCCGGCAACGTCTGGTCGTTCGGCACCTACCGGCCCTGA
- a CDS encoding Uma2 family endonuclease yields the protein MRQQRADYTLEDLLALPDDAPRVELVDGVIQATPSPTLGHQDISSLLWLWLRTHAPAHLRAAQAVGVALNANTSRQPDVLLRRAHVSGSRSLLTPDDVVLAVEVVSPGTRRTDRFAKPGEYAAAGIPFYWRVEQDPVHLYAYRRGDRIGPGGERQYELVADSAELIELTDPFDIKLPITEITP from the coding sequence ATGCGGCAACAGCGTGCCGACTACACGCTGGAGGACCTGCTCGCCCTGCCGGACGACGCCCCCCGCGTCGAACTCGTCGACGGAGTGATCCAGGCGACACCCTCCCCCACCCTGGGCCACCAGGACATTTCCAGCCTGCTCTGGCTGTGGCTGCGCACCCACGCGCCGGCGCACCTGCGCGCAGCACAGGCCGTCGGAGTGGCACTCAACGCCAACACCAGTCGACAGCCCGACGTTCTGCTGCGCCGAGCCCACGTCAGCGGCAGCCGCTCACTGCTCACCCCCGACGACGTGGTGCTCGCCGTCGAGGTGGTCTCCCCCGGCACGCGAAGGACCGACCGGTTCGCCAAGCCCGGCGAGTATGCCGCCGCCGGCATCCCGTTCTACTGGCGCGTCGAGCAGGACCCGGTGCACCTCTACGCGTACCGCCGAGGTGACCGGATCGGTCCGGGCGGTGAGCGCCAGTACGAGCTGGTCGCCGACAGCGCCGAGCTGATCGAGCTGACCGACCCGTTCGACATCAAGCTCCCGATCACCGAGATCACCCCGTAG